Proteins encoded by one window of Astatotilapia calliptera chromosome 13, fAstCal1.2, whole genome shotgun sequence:
- the LOC113035265 gene encoding transmembrane protein 41A-B-like: protein MRSLTGLAAVVGAASVYLYLLSTHLPPGPKQLQPGSQGEHEEVQEYRLKFPSDLVELRELAEMLKFYKRQHYAYVLLLFCSAYLYKQSFAIPGSSFLNMLAGAIFGPWEGLVLACMLATTGSTFCFLLSAAFGKQYVVYLFPEKVALLQRKVEENRSSLFFFLLFLRFFPMTPNWFLNITCPVLNIPMHIFFFSVFIGLIPYNFICVRTGAILSEISSLDDIFSWGTLAQLLAIALVALLPGALIKHYSKGRLTVDGMDSNGISETDIKQERKRR from the exons ATGCGCTCCTTAACGGGACTGGCTGCAGTTGTCGGGGCGGCAAGTGTCTACCTCTACCTGCTGTCCACGCATCTTCCCCCGGGACCCAAGCAGCTCCAGCCTGGCTCCCAGGGGGAGCACGAGGAGGTCCAGGAGTACAG GCTAAAGTTCCCATCTGACCTGGTCGAGCTACGGGAGCTCGCAGAGATGCTCAAGTTTTACAAAAGACAACACTACGCCTATGTTCTGTTGCTCTTCTGTAGCGCATACCTGTACAAACAGTCTTTTGCCATACCTGGCTCCTCCTTTCTG AACATGTTAGCTGGTGCAATATTCGGGCCCTGGGAGGGTCTGGTATTGGCCTGCATGCTCGCCACCACAGGCTCCACGTTCTGCTTCCTGCTATCTGCAGCATTTGGAAAGCAGTATGTGGTGTACCTCTTCCCTGAGAAGGTGGCCCTGCTGCAGAGGAAG GTGGAGGAAAACCGCAGCagtttgttctttttcctccttttccttcGTTTCTTCCCTATGACTCCTAACTGGTTCCTTAACATCACCTGTCCTGTTCTCAACATCCCTatgcatattttctttttctccgtGTTCATAG GTTTGATCCCCTACAACTTCATATGTGTTCGCACCGGAGCCATCCTCTCAGAGATCTCCTCACTGGATGACATATTCTCCTGGGGGACGCTGGCTCAGCTCCTCGCCATCGCCCTCGTGGCCCTCTTACCCGGAGCACTGATTAAACACTACAGCAAAGGTCGCCTCACAGTGGATGGCATGGATAGCAACGGAATCAGTGAGACTGATATCAAGCAGGAACGGAAGAGGCGATGA